The following coding sequences lie in one Vanacampus margaritifer isolate UIUO_Vmar chromosome 16, RoL_Vmar_1.0, whole genome shotgun sequence genomic window:
- the LOC144036685 gene encoding uncharacterized protein LOC144036685, translating into MTPTSSVIARPGTVQQEMQRCFPVFASRGQKRKRSLANPHNVSVCKLIELQFCLLSTNIEKTPKEEPFLLEAGLGRRTINMGDNADQAEVVLDLIKWPEESGLDDEDGYSVDCRCRMMGYLRQLVRTESQENLKRLLKFWVGWEIPMPDMKVEVVRAEHPTSSTCFQNLKLPGHYSHYTEFSDHLKNCIATTDTGFGLV; encoded by the exons ATGACGCCTACCAGCAGTGTCATAGCCAGACCAGGCACAGTGCAGCAAGAGATGCAGAG ATGTTTCCCAGTGTTTGCTTCTCGAGGTCAGAAGCGCAAAAGAAGTTTGGCAAATCCTCATAATGTTTCTGTCTGTAAGTTGATAGAACTGCAGTTCTGTCTGCTATCAACAAACATAGAAAAAACGCCAAAAGAGGAACCTTTTCTCTTGGAAGCGGGTCTTGGGAGGAGGACCATAAATATGGGTGACAATGCCGATCAAGCGGAG GTTGTTTTGGACCTAATCAAATGGCCTGAGGAATCTGGGTTGGATGATGAAGATGGTTACTCCGTTGACTGTAGATGTAGAATGATGGGGTACTTGCGTCAGCTTGTGAGGACAG agtctCAAGAGAATCTTAAAAGGCTCCTAAAGTTCTGGGTGGGATGGGAGATACCCATGCCAGATATGAAAGTGGAGGTGGTGAGAGCGGAACATCCCACGTCTTCTACATGCTTCCAAAACTTAAAGTTGCCTGGCCACTACAGCCATTACACAGAATTCAGTGACCATTTAAAGAACTGCATAGCCACAACTGATACTGGTTTTGGTTTGGTGTAG